A genomic window from Terriglobia bacterium includes:
- the cydB gene encoding cytochrome d ubiquinol oxidase subunit II, which yields METIWFCLVAIMIAMYVLLDGFDLGAGAIHLLVAKTDAERRQVLASIAPVWDGNEVWLLAAGGVLYFAFPALYASGFSGFYLPLMIVLWLLILRGSAIEFRNHIESAVWAPLWDFLFCAASLLLAVFYGAALGNVVRGVPLDGSGYFFEPLWTNFRLGEETGILDWYTILVGVLALAALVMHGGLWVQWKTAGVVNRRAGRAAGQAWWAVIALTALVTALTLRVQPQVALNFRTWPWGYLLPLLAVAGLAGVGWNLVRKKERMAFFSSCLYLVGMLTSVVFGVYPMVLPARNPVYALTIASAKAGAYGLKIGLVWWIIGMILTAGYFTFVYRSFAGKIEAEEKLQDSWGE from the coding sequence ATGGAAACGATCTGGTTCTGCCTCGTCGCGATCATGATCGCGATGTACGTGCTGCTCGACGGATTCGACCTGGGAGCGGGCGCGATTCACCTGCTGGTGGCCAAGACGGACGCCGAACGGCGGCAGGTGCTCGCGAGCATTGCCCCGGTGTGGGACGGCAACGAAGTGTGGCTATTGGCCGCGGGTGGGGTTCTGTACTTCGCCTTTCCCGCGTTGTATGCCTCGGGTTTCAGCGGATTCTACCTGCCGTTGATGATCGTGCTGTGGCTGCTGATTCTGCGCGGGAGCGCCATCGAATTCCGCAACCACATTGAGAGCGCCGTGTGGGCCCCGCTGTGGGATTTCCTGTTCTGCGCCGCGAGCCTGCTGCTGGCCGTGTTCTACGGGGCGGCCCTCGGCAACGTCGTGCGCGGCGTGCCCCTGGATGGGAGCGGGTACTTTTTCGAGCCGCTGTGGACGAATTTCCGGCTGGGCGAGGAGACCGGGATCCTGGACTGGTACACGATCCTGGTCGGCGTGCTGGCGCTGGCCGCGCTGGTGATGCACGGCGGGCTGTGGGTGCAGTGGAAAACGGCGGGCGTGGTGAACCGGCGCGCGGGCCGCGCCGCGGGACAGGCGTGGTGGGCGGTGATTGCCCTGACGGCACTCGTGACGGCGTTGACCTTGCGCGTGCAGCCACAAGTGGCCCTGAATTTCCGGACCTGGCCATGGGGCTATCTCCTGCCGCTGCTGGCGGTGGCGGGTCTGGCCGGCGTGGGCTGGAACCTGGTGAGGAAGAAGGAGCGCATGGCGTTCTTTTCCTCGTGCCTGTACCTCGTGGGGATGCTGACGAGCGTAGTCTTCGGGGTGTACCCGATGGTGCTGCCGGCGCGGAATCCGGTGTATGCCCTGACGATTGCGAGCGCCAAAGCAGGCGCCTACGGCCTGAAGATCGGGCTGGTTTGGTGGATCATCGGGATGATCCTGACGGCCGGATATTTCACATTCGTGTACCGGTCGTTTGCCGGAAAGATCGAGGCCGAAGAGAAGTTACAGGATTCTTGGGGCGAATGA
- a CDS encoding protein kinase — MGTPNKAGRYEIMGELGRGAMGVVYKALDPVIGRTVAVKTIRLSAEGSGLSRPEMLQRFQTEARAAGLLTHPNIVVVYDAGEEDGLYYITMELVEGKSLQALLESGQRFPLARVLRILEQTCSALQFAHERNVVHRDIKPANLMMTADDTVKVTDFGTAKILQFGSTQQTAHVMGTPSYMSPEQVKGKAVDGRSDIFSLGVMFYEMMTGEKPFPGQNITTVIYKIVNEEPQPPRQIDPSIHPGIDAVILKALTKDPNARYQSCYEMLEDLRNYRSVGGSAESTMVLSAAPAAGGHRAPRAAAPPPRAPAPPAAVQPLRLRPDPSPASAASPAPTPAVHRAAPAEPPQKSKSMLGTMLAALFLLGVIIFGSYRVRPFFEDLMQRREAQRAEGKNPAVAVTPPVPVEDPSTEKEASLPAPLPASPGTGAVETKPVESPAASAPLKRPGSPLSPGAAEFKGRMEEVIAQRGLTGRVKLGGTGNTLTLTGRLRPSEHRDLLESLRSAPKSVQIVDDVNYDDIAESAPGSEAAGEHPVPLTGRGAIHVVTDVIGATATLRGAAGILVSNCQTPCSFNNLPPAPYLLEVNKDGYQAVRANLQVRPRAVIDKKFALESLVQGIYVRSQPPGADVFVNGQKQPGKTPLKLPIAPGQYDLVVSLEGYERHSEQVQLKDNIQTQLDVTLTQRSYHPAWVNVETRPPGAEILIDGKPTGKFAPARVEMTAGAHWVSFALNGYRPSKKFVGVQEGQTVEVSAELERKFR, encoded by the coding sequence ATGGGGACGCCGAACAAAGCCGGGCGGTATGAAATCATGGGCGAACTGGGCCGCGGCGCCATGGGTGTCGTCTATAAGGCCCTGGACCCGGTGATCGGGCGCACCGTGGCGGTCAAGACTATCCGCCTCTCGGCGGAAGGTTCAGGGCTGTCGCGGCCCGAGATGTTGCAGCGCTTCCAGACGGAAGCGCGCGCCGCAGGCCTGCTCACGCACCCCAACATCGTGGTGGTCTATGATGCGGGCGAAGAAGACGGCCTGTACTACATCACCATGGAACTGGTGGAGGGCAAGAGCCTGCAGGCCCTGCTGGAATCCGGGCAGCGGTTCCCGCTGGCGCGGGTGCTGCGCATCCTGGAGCAGACCTGCTCGGCGCTGCAGTTCGCGCACGAGCGCAACGTCGTGCACCGCGACATCAAGCCCGCCAACCTGATGATGACCGCGGACGACACCGTGAAGGTGACGGACTTCGGCACCGCCAAGATCCTTCAGTTCGGCAGCACCCAGCAGACCGCGCACGTCATGGGCACGCCCAGCTACATGTCCCCGGAACAGGTGAAGGGCAAGGCTGTGGACGGGCGCTCGGACATCTTTTCGCTGGGCGTAATGTTCTACGAGATGATGACCGGGGAAAAGCCCTTTCCGGGGCAGAACATCACCACGGTCATTTACAAAATCGTGAATGAGGAGCCCCAGCCGCCGCGGCAGATTGATCCTTCCATTCATCCCGGGATCGACGCGGTGATCCTGAAGGCTCTGACCAAAGATCCCAACGCCCGCTACCAGAGTTGCTACGAGATGCTCGAGGATTTGCGCAACTACCGCTCGGTCGGCGGCAGTGCGGAATCCACCATGGTCCTGAGCGCTGCTCCGGCAGCCGGTGGCCATCGAGCCCCGCGTGCCGCCGCCCCGCCGCCCCGAGCGCCTGCGCCCCCGGCGGCCGTCCAGCCGCTGCGCCTGCGCCCGGATCCCAGCCCGGCGAGCGCCGCGAGTCCGGCGCCAACGCCTGCCGTGCACCGCGCGGCGCCGGCCGAGCCTCCGCAAAAGTCCAAGAGCATGCTGGGAACGATGCTCGCCGCGCTGTTTCTTCTCGGCGTGATCATCTTCGGCAGCTACCGTGTGCGCCCGTTCTTCGAGGACCTGATGCAACGGCGTGAAGCGCAGCGCGCGGAAGGGAAGAATCCGGCCGTGGCTGTCACGCCGCCAGTACCCGTGGAGGACCCATCCACGGAGAAGGAAGCGAGTTTGCCAGCGCCTCTTCCTGCAAGCCCAGGCACCGGCGCTGTCGAGACGAAGCCCGTGGAGAGTCCGGCAGCGAGCGCGCCGCTGAAGAGACCCGGGAGTCCCCTGAGCCCCGGGGCCGCAGAATTCAAGGGGCGTATGGAAGAAGTCATCGCGCAAAGGGGTTTAACCGGCCGCGTGAAACTGGGCGGCACCGGGAACACCCTGACACTGACCGGGCGGTTGCGCCCGAGCGAGCATCGCGATCTCCTGGAGAGCCTGCGCTCTGCGCCGAAAAGCGTGCAGATCGTGGACGATGTCAACTACGACGACATAGCGGAGAGCGCGCCGGGATCGGAAGCCGCCGGCGAGCATCCCGTTCCGCTCACCGGGCGCGGCGCGATTCACGTGGTGACGGATGTAATCGGGGCCACGGCGACCTTGCGCGGGGCCGCGGGGATCCTGGTCAGCAATTGCCAGACGCCGTGCAGCTTCAACAATCTGCCCCCGGCGCCCTACCTCCTGGAGGTCAACAAGGACGGCTACCAGGCGGTCCGCGCGAATCTGCAGGTGCGTCCCAGGGCCGTGATTGACAAGAAGTTCGCGCTCGAATCGCTGGTGCAGGGAATCTATGTGCGCAGCCAGCCCCCGGGCGCGGATGTGTTCGTCAATGGCCAGAAACAACCCGGGAAAACACCCCTGAAACTGCCCATCGCTCCGGGCCAGTACGATCTCGTCGTGAGCCTGGAAGGCTATGAGCGCCATTCCGAACAGGTGCAGCTCAAGGACAACATTCAGACACAATTGGATGTCACGCTCACGCAGCGCTCCTACCATCCAGCCTGGGTCAACGTGGAAACCCGCCCGCCCGGCGCGGAGATCCTGATCGACGGTAAGCCCACCGGCAAATTTGCCCCCGCGCGCGTCGAGATGACCGCAGGAGCCCATTGGGTATCTTTCGCTCTGAACGGCTATCGCCCCAGCAAGAAGTTCGTGGGCGTGCAAGAAGGGCAGACCGTGGAGGTCAGCGCCGAGCTCGAGCGAAAGTTCCGGTAA
- a CDS encoding PilZ domain-containing protein: MSPMKELPAMMEDVPTLVAEPLRMGETRRREVHVAKVQRALRSLQILLRSTRLYQKDHPQTMESLDAAYEALRDVAGSLNGLELRLERGGVLVPKLGPAPLPDGRGELASLADDLQRAGINALFFAEKFHVGELDTFARLMHAPPQRAEEKAMNQSGAGPWAARLAENCVEGILVNAQSERTVDSVLASLVAALVAYGGSAPQDGGDHTPFSAPHVEDLVPALRLLARLTPPLEAARGLSAEDAARAIHAVLEQTSKATVRLLFSTISQYAPRDAERAQPYLLRLSESLVLEFLGAEFAAGTLAAAGVRPLFQHLGDVLVSAGAYGGPHASQHLSALAMEWAKEAHREQLIERFWSELPARERSATLRGPEIWCVPVSALRRTLRHLSDAGADAPRREARSILLNYARGLALTDPLARRTVAAGLVELTPLLESLWPNQLPEDLSRGALTALEKETIPENGALLAAFLETLGGIAVTRADFAGFEAILAGLEKAPRDSEHGHMAALAERLVAQDRWLLLVDAALANRALDPIVPRLLQRDPERLLDRLALLLTEPRGQEQVPAMARLLRAIGVPVLGLLEARLYEARRQRVLAAIKLLSATDADRLLRALPRALASWEWNLQDLAVSELARPANAASAVSTAFVFSALLAEAHPLVVPMMIDHIGVTQEMTALATLMEIAAGEHTVLRDLFVRIKAIEALGRMRAGEAVGLLHELAEGRDGLSYAEPGGLRAAADEALALIENRPSSARVRAAYETLGQMNQPFPVPRRYTRVALESPLTAQIAGPQSSSARVRTISLGGAYLESPRKLAVGDSIQLEMRAGMRKIHCTAVVRTAGPDGSGIEIVHMKEDDREKLRRLVHRHLDT; encoded by the coding sequence GTGTCCCCGATGAAAGAACTGCCGGCAATGATGGAGGATGTGCCGACGCTGGTCGCAGAGCCGCTGCGCATGGGCGAGACGCGCCGGCGCGAGGTGCACGTCGCGAAGGTGCAGCGTGCGCTACGCTCTCTGCAGATCCTGCTGCGTTCCACGCGGCTCTATCAGAAAGACCACCCGCAGACGATGGAAAGCCTGGATGCCGCCTACGAAGCATTGCGCGACGTGGCCGGCAGCCTGAACGGGCTGGAACTGCGCCTGGAGCGCGGCGGGGTCCTGGTGCCCAAGCTGGGCCCGGCGCCGCTGCCGGATGGACGCGGCGAATTGGCGTCGCTGGCGGACGATCTGCAGCGCGCGGGCATTAACGCTCTGTTCTTCGCAGAAAAATTCCACGTCGGCGAATTGGACACCTTCGCGCGCCTGATGCACGCGCCGCCGCAACGCGCGGAAGAGAAAGCGATGAACCAGAGCGGTGCGGGCCCCTGGGCGGCGCGCCTGGCGGAGAATTGTGTGGAAGGAATCCTGGTCAACGCCCAGAGTGAGCGGACCGTGGATTCGGTGCTGGCGAGCCTGGTGGCCGCGCTGGTGGCCTACGGCGGAAGCGCGCCGCAGGACGGCGGGGATCACACGCCCTTCAGCGCGCCGCACGTGGAAGATCTCGTACCCGCGCTGCGCCTGCTGGCCCGCCTGACGCCGCCGCTGGAAGCGGCGCGCGGGCTTTCCGCGGAGGACGCGGCGCGGGCCATCCATGCGGTGCTGGAACAGACCAGCAAGGCCACCGTGCGCCTGCTTTTCAGCACGATCTCTCAGTATGCGCCGCGCGATGCCGAGCGCGCGCAGCCCTACCTGCTGCGGCTTTCCGAGAGCCTGGTGCTGGAATTCCTGGGCGCGGAATTTGCCGCCGGAACGCTGGCCGCGGCCGGCGTGCGGCCGCTGTTCCAGCATTTGGGCGACGTACTGGTGTCTGCGGGCGCCTACGGCGGTCCGCATGCCTCGCAGCATCTTTCCGCGCTGGCCATGGAATGGGCCAAGGAAGCGCACCGCGAGCAGCTCATCGAGCGCTTCTGGTCGGAGCTGCCGGCACGGGAACGCTCCGCGACGCTGCGCGGGCCGGAGATCTGGTGCGTGCCGGTCTCGGCGTTGCGCCGCACGCTGCGCCATCTTTCGGACGCCGGAGCCGATGCGCCGCGGCGCGAAGCGCGCAGCATTCTGCTGAACTATGCACGAGGTCTCGCACTGACGGATCCCCTGGCGCGGCGTACGGTGGCCGCGGGCCTGGTGGAACTGACGCCCCTTCTGGAATCTCTGTGGCCCAATCAGCTTCCCGAGGACTTGAGCCGCGGGGCGCTGACGGCCCTGGAGAAAGAAACGATCCCCGAGAACGGGGCGCTGCTGGCGGCTTTCCTGGAGACGCTGGGCGGCATCGCCGTCACCCGCGCGGACTTTGCGGGTTTCGAAGCGATCCTGGCGGGGCTGGAGAAGGCGCCGCGCGATAGCGAACACGGGCACATGGCGGCGCTGGCGGAACGTCTGGTAGCGCAGGACCGCTGGCTGCTGCTGGTGGATGCCGCGCTGGCCAACCGCGCTCTCGATCCCATCGTGCCGCGCCTGCTACAGCGCGATCCGGAGCGCCTGCTGGACCGCCTGGCGCTGCTGCTGACCGAGCCCCGCGGCCAGGAGCAAGTGCCGGCCATGGCGCGGCTGCTGCGCGCGATCGGCGTGCCGGTGCTGGGCTTGCTCGAGGCCCGGCTGTATGAAGCGCGCCGGCAACGCGTGCTGGCGGCGATCAAGCTGCTCTCCGCCACCGACGCCGACCGGCTGCTGCGCGCGCTGCCTCGTGCGCTGGCGAGCTGGGAATGGAATCTGCAGGACTTGGCGGTATCCGAGCTGGCGCGGCCGGCCAACGCGGCTTCCGCGGTCAGCACCGCGTTCGTTTTTTCGGCGCTGCTCGCGGAAGCCCATCCGCTGGTCGTGCCGATGATGATCGACCACATCGGCGTGACCCAGGAGATGACGGCATTGGCCACCCTGATGGAGATTGCCGCCGGCGAGCACACCGTCCTGCGCGATCTTTTTGTGCGCATCAAGGCCATCGAGGCCCTCGGCCGCATGCGCGCGGGGGAAGCCGTGGGACTGCTGCACGAACTGGCCGAGGGCCGCGACGGCTTGAGCTATGCCGAGCCCGGCGGGCTGCGCGCCGCGGCCGATGAAGCCCTGGCGCTGATCGAGAACCGCCCGTCTTCCGCGCGCGTGCGCGCGGCCTATGAAACCCTAGGACAGATGAACCAGCCGTTCCCGGTGCCACGGCGCTACACTCGCGTGGCCCTGGAATCCCCGCTGACGGCGCAGATCGCAGGGCCGCAGTCCAGCTCCGCGCGCGTGCGCACCATCAGCCTGGGCGGCGCCTATCTGGAATCTCCCCGCAAGCTGGCGGTGGGCGACTCCATCCAGCTGGAGATGCGCGCGGGTATGCGCAAGATCCACTGCACCGCCGTGGTGCGCACCGCCGGTCCGGACGGCAGCGGCATCGAGATCGTGCACATGAAGGAAGACGACCGCGAGAAACTGCGTCGCCTGGTACATCGCCACCTGGATACCTGA
- a CDS encoding SemiSWEET transporter produces the protein MTVQTWIAIVGNCAAVCTTGAFVPQVWKIWKQGGRDLSYSMLYIYLLGVLLWLIYGLLLRAEAVILANAATLLLVLAALVLKLRAERRAAHPPAARAGVSAS, from the coding sequence ATGACCGTGCAAACCTGGATTGCCATCGTCGGGAATTGCGCCGCGGTGTGCACCACCGGCGCCTTTGTGCCCCAGGTCTGGAAGATCTGGAAGCAGGGCGGGCGCGACCTGTCCTACTCCATGCTGTACATCTACTTGCTCGGCGTGCTGCTGTGGCTGATCTATGGCCTGCTTCTGCGCGCGGAGGCCGTGATCCTGGCCAATGCGGCCACGCTGCTGCTGGTGCTGGCCGCATTGGTTCTCAAGCTGCGCGCCGAGCGCCGCGCCGCGCACCCGCCGGCCGCCAGGGCTGGGGTGTCTGCTTCGTAG
- a CDS encoding TonB-dependent receptor, protein MHCSKRMLAVLLVCVVALFFAGTAAAQRNTADLSGTISDPQGLAVKGAKVTVTSLSTGAERTTVADESGRYSLVGLPPGKFKLTVEGGASFAAFENPELVLTVGEAATFDLQLQLRGVQQTVTVTTETAPIETTKTESSQTVEQRRIDNLPINGRNYINFTLTSSQTSRDVAPSIGPAPTSGLNVGGQRGRSNQVNVDGADAVDNSINGIRATVSQEAVQEFQLILSNYNAEYGRATGGVVNIVTKSGGNDVHGNLFGYLRNKSFQARNAFSGQVDTATGNLIPVKQAYTRVQAGATLGGPIKKDKSFYFFSYEYTQREETGFSSIGQNNFDLAPFQCGGCGLQGLLLTGPQTTAVNSLLGAGQVALAGEYATILGSASSVALNKTDYGALASTLSGGSLNPYIVPGEFSFPVPCPLGQTINAVFCGGFAAVGPGGSVVPAGIAPLPASYVGLMSLRGNFPVMEKTSLWSGRLDQRWNNHNTSFLRVGVSPSLVTGIQTTSQNQVFGQNSGSRTGMNQSRDVSGTFQHDTIIGDRTFNQFRFQFARRGLHYGYSKLPGGDQLGVNIPGYAYFGREPYSTVDRIERRWEWTDNITLVRGNHTFKMGGDVNYIQLRTSKPTIFQLDFGGVANFGANPISTVTGGLIPDSVGGINLPGTTAVQSYGLGLPTTYIQGIGAANRPLNNIPLGFFAQDSWRITRKLTLNYGVRYDVELTPIFPAATAVNQAAEQALGIVEGIPRDKNNVAPRIGLAWDPKGDGKTVIRAGYGIFYDHPLLAVAFDAITVDGGQSVQLISGGGAPSACGLVTLACGGGLDSPANLNGSSIFQGVLNSLPSMYYQPNQQRFDPFGTNSLFANQNFLTAGFPLSALPFNLPVSKDFKFAYAQQSNLTVEREIAGSWKISVGYQYTHAIHLNRPVDINPTDPQLLTQNFVNAEVAGLNFSSPATVVAPAASFGSTPTTCGVNVIAPQVLGVLFGCPVAALDGQFLGTAAAFNFFRPSGPNPSFGGLPAYPGLVTLAGLAGYPTGKGAPVPFNSVDAQMSNGNSVYHGLTVNVTKRFSKGFELLSSYTWSHTIDDSIDLQSPLEPQDSRFPNLERGNSNLDQRHRWVTSAVYQSPSAKSGDSFWKHFLGDFSVAPIVEVSSGRPYTIITGVDYRLGLGASNGRPSVGSGAVTATSPYIPGVTFTLPNSCLTSSGASFSVPGVTTLGYGCNGNLSRNAFVAPNFFQWDLRVSKRVPFGERFKLDLIADAFNLFNRTNVAAVNQLCSPAAGSTCTAGAPAAASDARQFQFALKLNW, encoded by the coding sequence ATGCATTGCTCAAAGCGTATGCTGGCCGTTCTGTTGGTGTGTGTGGTGGCGCTGTTCTTTGCCGGAACTGCGGCGGCGCAGAGAAACACGGCGGATCTTTCGGGAACGATTTCCGACCCGCAGGGGCTGGCGGTAAAAGGCGCGAAGGTGACGGTGACCAGCCTGAGCACCGGCGCCGAGCGCACCACCGTCGCCGATGAAAGCGGCCGCTACAGCCTGGTGGGCTTGCCCCCGGGCAAATTCAAACTGACCGTGGAAGGCGGGGCCAGCTTCGCGGCCTTTGAGAATCCCGAGCTGGTGCTGACGGTCGGCGAAGCGGCCACCTTCGACCTGCAACTCCAACTCCGCGGGGTGCAGCAGACGGTGACGGTGACCACGGAAACCGCGCCCATCGAGACCACTAAGACGGAAAGCTCCCAGACCGTGGAGCAGCGGCGCATCGATAACCTGCCCATCAACGGCCGCAACTATATCAACTTTACCCTGACCAGTTCACAGACCAGCCGCGACGTGGCGCCCTCCATCGGCCCCGCGCCGACCAGCGGCCTGAACGTCGGCGGGCAGCGCGGCCGCTCCAATCAGGTCAACGTGGACGGCGCGGACGCCGTGGATAACTCGATCAACGGCATCCGGGCCACCGTCTCGCAGGAGGCGGTGCAGGAGTTCCAGCTCATTCTGAGCAACTACAACGCCGAGTACGGCCGTGCCACCGGCGGCGTGGTGAACATCGTCACCAAGAGCGGCGGCAACGACGTGCACGGTAACCTCTTCGGCTATTTGCGCAACAAGTCGTTCCAGGCGCGCAACGCCTTCTCGGGGCAGGTGGATACCGCCACCGGCAATCTGATACCAGTCAAGCAGGCCTACACCCGCGTACAGGCAGGAGCCACGCTGGGCGGGCCCATCAAGAAGGACAAGTCCTTCTACTTCTTCTCCTACGAATACACGCAGCGCGAGGAGACCGGCTTCTCCAGCATCGGCCAGAACAATTTCGACCTTGCGCCGTTTCAGTGTGGAGGGTGCGGGCTGCAAGGTCTTCTCCTGACCGGGCCGCAGACGACAGCGGTAAACAGTCTTTTGGGGGCGGGCCAGGTGGCGCTTGCCGGGGAGTATGCCACCATCCTGGGATCGGCCTCGAGCGTGGCCCTGAACAAGACCGACTACGGCGCCCTGGCGTCGACATTGTCCGGCGGCTCCCTAAACCCATACATCGTGCCGGGAGAATTTTCGTTTCCAGTGCCTTGCCCCCTGGGTCAGACCATCAATGCAGTGTTCTGTGGCGGATTTGCGGCAGTCGGGCCGGGTGGCTCCGTCGTTCCGGCTGGAATCGCGCCGCTGCCGGCGTCATACGTCGGCCTGATGTCCCTGCGTGGCAACTTCCCGGTGATGGAAAAGACCAGTCTGTGGTCGGGCCGCCTGGACCAGCGTTGGAACAACCACAATACCTCCTTCCTGCGCGTGGGCGTTTCCCCCTCGCTGGTGACCGGGATTCAGACCACTTCCCAGAACCAGGTCTTCGGACAGAACTCCGGATCGCGCACCGGCATGAACCAGAGCCGCGACGTTTCCGGCACCTTCCAGCACGACACCATCATCGGCGACCGGACCTTCAACCAGTTCCGCTTTCAGTTCGCGCGCCGCGGCCTGCATTACGGCTATTCGAAACTTCCCGGCGGCGACCAGCTCGGCGTGAACATACCGGGCTATGCCTACTTCGGGCGGGAGCCGTACTCCACGGTGGATCGCATCGAGCGGCGCTGGGAGTGGACCGACAACATCACCTTGGTGCGCGGCAATCACACCTTCAAGATGGGCGGGGACGTGAACTATATACAGTTGCGCACCTCCAAACCCACCATTTTCCAGCTCGACTTCGGCGGGGTGGCCAACTTCGGCGCGAACCCCATCTCCACGGTTACTGGCGGATTAATACCGGATTCGGTGGGGGGAATCAATCTGCCCGGCACCACCGCCGTGCAGTCCTACGGCCTGGGCCTTCCCACCACCTACATCCAGGGAATCGGAGCCGCCAACCGCCCCCTCAATAACATCCCCCTGGGCTTTTTCGCGCAGGATAGCTGGCGGATAACCCGTAAGCTGACCCTGAACTATGGCGTGCGCTACGATGTCGAGCTCACGCCGATCTTCCCGGCGGCGACTGCGGTGAACCAGGCGGCGGAACAGGCCCTGGGCATCGTGGAAGGAATCCCGCGCGACAAGAATAACGTGGCTCCGCGCATCGGCCTGGCCTGGGATCCCAAGGGCGACGGCAAGACCGTGATCCGCGCCGGCTACGGTATCTTCTACGATCATCCCCTGCTGGCAGTGGCCTTCGACGCGATCACCGTGGATGGCGGCCAGTCCGTGCAACTGATCTCCGGCGGGGGCGCCCCCTCCGCCTGCGGCCTGGTGACACTTGCGTGCGGCGGCGGCCTGGACAGCCCCGCAAATCTCAATGGTTCTTCGATCTTCCAGGGCGTGCTGAACTCTCTGCCCAGCATGTACTATCAGCCGAACCAGCAGCGCTTCGATCCCTTTGGCACGAATTCCTTGTTTGCCAACCAGAACTTCCTGACGGCGGGCTTCCCGCTTTCGGCTCTGCCGTTCAACTTGCCGGTGTCTAAGGATTTCAAATTTGCCTATGCCCAGCAATCGAACTTGACGGTCGAGCGGGAGATAGCCGGGTCGTGGAAGATCAGCGTGGGCTATCAGTATACGCACGCGATCCACCTGAACCGCCCGGTGGACATTAACCCCACGGACCCGCAGTTGCTGACGCAGAACTTCGTCAATGCGGAGGTGGCAGGTCTCAATTTCAGCAGCCCGGCCACGGTAGTCGCTCCGGCCGCCTCTTTTGGGTCGACACCGACCACCTGCGGCGTGAACGTCATCGCTCCGCAGGTTCTGGGTGTGCTCTTTGGCTGCCCGGTGGCTGCGCTCGACGGACAGTTTCTCGGCACGGCGGCGGCATTCAATTTCTTCCGCCCGTCCGGACCCAATCCGTCCTTCGGAGGGTTACCAGCCTATCCTGGGCTTGTTACCTTGGCGGGACTCGCCGGCTATCCCACAGGTAAAGGCGCGCCCGTGCCCTTCAACAGCGTGGATGCCCAGATGTCCAACGGCAATTCGGTCTATCACGGGCTGACGGTCAACGTGACCAAGCGCTTCTCCAAGGGCTTCGAACTGCTCTCCAGTTACACCTGGTCGCACACCATCGACGACTCGATTGACTTGCAGTCTCCTCTCGAGCCGCAGGACAGCCGCTTCCCCAACCTGGAACGCGGCAATTCCAATCTCGACCAGCGCCACCGCTGGGTCACCAGCGCCGTCTATCAGAGCCCCAGCGCCAAGAGCGGCGACAGCTTCTGGAAGCATTTCCTGGGAGACTTCTCGGTGGCCCCCATCGTCGAGGTTTCCTCCGGGCGGCCCTACACGATTATCACCGGTGTGGATTACCGGCTGGGCCTGGGGGCCTCGAACGGCCGGCCTTCCGTGGGCTCCGGCGCCGTCACGGCCACCTCGCCGTACATTCCCGGCGTGACCTTTACGCTCCCGAACTCCTGCCTTACAAGCAGCGGCGCTTCGTTCAGCGTGCCCGGAGTGACAACCTTGGGCTACGGCTGCAACGGCAATCTCAGCCGCAATGCCTTCGTCGCCCCCAATTTCTTCCAGTGGGACCTGCGCGTCTCCAAGCGGGTGCCCTTCGGCGAGCGCTTTAAGCTGGACCTGATCGCCGACGCCTTCAATCTGTTCAACCGCACCAACGTTGCGGCAGTGAACCAGCTCTGCAGCCCGGCGGCCGGCTCAACGTGCACGGCGGGCGCGCCCGCGGCCGCCAGCGACGCGCGGCAATTCCAGTTCGCGCTGAAACTGAACTGGTAG